One segment of Mycolicibacterium baixiangningiae DNA contains the following:
- a CDS encoding RNA-binding protein, whose protein sequence is MWSLPGACAVALVFAAGLTPVVPAAQATLCGSVGGRHVDVTGCADPLSYLNDALPPPPPPGAPPPPPVYVPPAPNVDVCANVGRRISVSGCI, encoded by the coding sequence ATGTGGTCACTTCCTGGGGCCTGCGCCGTTGCGCTGGTGTTCGCTGCCGGCCTGACCCCCGTCGTCCCGGCCGCGCAGGCCACCCTCTGCGGATCCGTCGGCGGCAGGCACGTCGACGTCACCGGATGCGCCGATCCGCTGTCTTATCTGAACGACGCGCTGCCGCCACCCCCACCACCCGGCGCGCCACCACCACCACCGGTGTACGTGCCGCCCGCCCCGAACGTCGATGTGTGCGCGAATGTCGGCAGGCGGATCAGCGTCAGCGGCTGCATCTGA
- a CDS encoding ferredoxin reductase, with translation MFAEMRTRSLRERVLRSPLLDLLTGPHGVDRYTELLTPTWTLGEARAKVVAVRRQTSRSVTLTLEPNHVFTGFRAGQRINLTVEVDGRRRTRCYSPTSAEGADLIELTVGRHDGGLVSTYLCDHARPGMVVGLDSVGGDFTLPADRPRRILFVSGGSGVTPVLSMLRTLQADGADLDVGFIHYARSAAEACYREELAAMPDVRVLHGYTRDTAGTDLHGRFCAEHLAAALPDADADTAVFVCGPPALVDAVRAVRPDVRAESFVPPTFSGISSGGQVSFADSGVEVTDDGRPLLEQAEAAGLTPESGCRMGICHSCTRRKTSGVVKNLITGAVSGVDSEDVQICVSAPVGDVEIAL, from the coding sequence ATGTTCGCTGAAATGCGCACACGGAGCCTGCGGGAGCGGGTTCTGCGCTCTCCGCTGCTCGACCTGCTGACCGGGCCGCACGGGGTGGACCGGTACACCGAGCTCCTGACCCCGACGTGGACGCTGGGCGAGGCTCGCGCCAAGGTCGTCGCGGTGCGTCGCCAGACCTCGCGCAGTGTCACGCTGACGCTCGAACCGAATCACGTGTTCACCGGGTTCCGGGCCGGACAGCGCATCAACCTCACCGTCGAGGTCGACGGCCGCCGCCGCACCCGCTGTTATTCGCCGACCAGCGCCGAGGGTGCGGATCTGATCGAGTTGACGGTCGGCCGCCACGACGGCGGCCTGGTGTCGACGTACCTCTGCGACCACGCCCGCCCCGGGATGGTCGTCGGGCTCGACTCCGTCGGCGGCGACTTCACCCTGCCCGCCGACCGCCCGCGGCGCATCCTGTTCGTCTCCGGCGGCAGCGGGGTCACCCCGGTGCTGTCCATGCTGCGCACGCTGCAGGCCGACGGGGCCGACCTCGACGTCGGCTTCATCCACTACGCGCGCAGCGCCGCGGAGGCCTGTTACCGCGAGGAACTCGCGGCGATGCCCGATGTGCGGGTGCTGCACGGCTACACCCGTGACACCGCGGGCACCGATCTGCACGGCCGGTTCTGCGCCGAGCACCTCGCCGCCGCGCTGCCGGACGCCGACGCGGACACAGCGGTGTTCGTCTGCGGGCCACCCGCGCTCGTCGACGCTGTTCGCGCCGTCCGCCCCGATGTCCGCGCCGAGAGCTTCGTCCCGCCGACGTTCTCCGGCATATCGTCCGGAGGCCAGGTGAGCTTCGCCGACAGTGGGGTCGAGGTGACCGACGACGGTCGCCCGCTGCTCGAGCAGGCCGAGGCCGCCGGGCTCACCCCCGAGAGTGGATGCCGAATGGGCATCTGCCACAGCTGCACCCGCCGTAAGACCAGCGGCGTGGTGAAGAACCTCATCACCGGCGCGGTGTCGGGCGTCGACTCCGAAGACGTGCAGATCTGCGTGTCCGCACCCGTCGGCGACGTCGAGATCGCACTTTAG
- a CDS encoding NmrA family NAD(P)-binding protein, whose product MMLITGGAGGVSRRVVELLLARGDSVRALVRRDDERADRLRAQGADVFVGDLIDAGDVLAALRGVRRMFFNMSVSPDYLRATTEVAAAALEYGSLDVLVNMSQMTVSQMTLTGTDESRQHRLHWLAEHVLDWSGLPVVHVRPTVFLDNPLFTVLGARSVRERGVLSLPFGSGRTSPIAADDVARVVAAVLADPDGRVGDVYELTGPQVLDVDGLAAQFGRALGRPVTGEDLPFSRVQRVLTTAGLSAYVQQHISTMARFHREGRYERFTDDVERVTGRPAQTVEQYVAAHQGLFGGPA is encoded by the coding sequence ATGATGCTGATCACCGGAGGCGCGGGCGGTGTCAGCCGCCGTGTCGTCGAACTGCTGCTGGCCCGGGGTGACTCGGTGCGCGCGTTGGTCCGGCGCGACGACGAGCGTGCCGACCGACTGCGGGCGCAGGGTGCCGACGTCTTCGTCGGAGACCTGATCGACGCCGGCGATGTCCTGGCTGCGCTGCGCGGCGTCCGTCGGATGTTCTTCAACATGAGTGTCTCGCCGGACTATCTACGGGCCACGACAGAGGTCGCGGCCGCCGCGCTCGAGTACGGCAGCCTCGACGTACTGGTCAACATGTCCCAGATGACCGTGTCGCAGATGACGCTGACCGGCACCGACGAATCACGCCAGCACCGGCTGCACTGGCTGGCCGAGCACGTACTGGACTGGTCGGGTCTTCCGGTGGTCCACGTGCGTCCGACGGTGTTCCTCGACAACCCGCTGTTCACCGTGCTCGGCGCACGGTCGGTGCGCGAGCGCGGGGTGCTGTCGCTGCCGTTCGGGTCGGGGCGCACCTCGCCGATCGCGGCCGACGACGTCGCCCGCGTGGTCGCCGCGGTGCTGGCCGATCCCGACGGTCGCGTCGGTGACGTCTACGAACTCACCGGACCCCAGGTGCTCGACGTCGACGGGTTGGCGGCCCAGTTCGGGCGAGCGCTGGGTCGCCCGGTGACCGGCGAGGACCTGCCGTTCTCGCGGGTGCAGCGGGTGCTCACCACGGCCGGACTCAGTGCCTATGTGCAACAACACATCTCGACCATGGCGCGGTTTCACCGTGAGGGTCGCTACGAACGGTTCACCGACGACGTCGAGCGCGTCACCGGCCGTCCCGCACAGACCGTCGAGCAGTACGTGGCCGCCCATCAGGGCCTGTTCGGCGGGCCCGCATGA
- a CDS encoding SDR family NAD(P)-dependent oxidoreductase: MDRASFDRLFDLTGRTVVVTGGTRGIGLALAEGFLLAGARVVVASRKPDACEQAAEHLRGLGGHAIGVATHLGDIDALETLVARTVEEFGGIDVVVNNAANALAQPLGEMTPEAWAKSYDVNLRGPVFLVQHALPHLKNSAHAAVLNTVSVGAFNFAPGVSMYAAGKAALLSFTRSMAAAYAPYGIRVNALAPGPVDTDMMRNNPQEAIDAMAGATLMKRLASPDEMVGAALLLVSDAGSYLTGQAIIVDGGGTPR, encoded by the coding sequence GTGGATCGCGCATCGTTCGACCGCCTCTTCGATCTGACCGGCCGCACCGTCGTCGTGACGGGTGGCACCCGCGGCATCGGCCTCGCGCTAGCCGAGGGATTCCTGCTGGCCGGTGCCCGCGTGGTGGTCGCCAGCCGCAAACCCGACGCGTGCGAGCAGGCCGCCGAACACCTGCGCGGGCTGGGCGGCCATGCCATCGGCGTGGCCACCCATCTCGGTGACATCGACGCGCTCGAGACGTTGGTCGCGCGCACCGTCGAGGAGTTCGGCGGCATCGACGTCGTGGTCAACAACGCGGCCAATGCACTGGCGCAACCGCTGGGGGAGATGACGCCCGAGGCGTGGGCGAAGTCCTACGACGTCAACCTGCGCGGCCCGGTGTTCCTGGTGCAGCACGCGCTGCCGCATCTGAAGAACAGCGCGCACGCCGCGGTGCTGAACACGGTGTCGGTCGGCGCGTTCAACTTCGCGCCGGGGGTGTCGATGTACGCCGCGGGGAAGGCCGCGCTGCTGTCGTTCACCCGGTCGATGGCCGCCGCGTACGCGCCGTACGGCATCCGCGTCAACGCGCTGGCGCCCGGTCCCGTCGACACCGACATGATGCGTAACAACCCGCAGGAGGCGATCGACGCGATGGCGGGCGCCACGCTGATGAAGCGGCTGGCGTCGCCGGACGAGATGGTCGGCGCGGCACTGCTGTTGGTGTCGGACGCCGGCAGCTACCTCACCGGTCAGGCGATCATCGTGGACGGCGGCGGAACGCCTCGCTAG
- a CDS encoding TetR family transcriptional regulator, producing MNSRTPSSRTSRSGSRSRESSSREVKKEATRRAIVTAALSLLEERSFAALSLREVTREAGIAPAAFYRHFESMDALGLVLIDESFRALRDLLRGARAGKLDPTRVIESSVDMLIEGVNQRREHWRFIGRERNSGVTVLRYAIRTEIRLVTSELAIDLARFPGLNTWSAEDLNILASLIVNAMISIAEAIEDAGDANALAEIKRIAVKQLRMIVVGVSGWRSSD from the coding sequence GTGAACAGTCGTACGCCCAGTTCACGCACAAGCCGATCTGGCTCGCGGTCACGGGAATCCTCGTCGCGAGAGGTGAAGAAGGAAGCCACCCGGCGCGCCATCGTCACCGCAGCGCTGTCTCTACTCGAGGAGCGCAGCTTCGCCGCGCTGAGCCTGCGTGAGGTCACCCGGGAAGCGGGTATCGCACCGGCGGCGTTCTACCGGCATTTCGAATCGATGGACGCGCTGGGGCTGGTCCTGATCGACGAGTCCTTCCGCGCGCTGCGTGACCTGCTGCGCGGCGCCCGTGCCGGGAAGCTGGACCCCACGCGGGTCATCGAATCGTCGGTCGACATGCTCATCGAGGGCGTCAACCAGCGCCGCGAACACTGGCGATTCATCGGCCGCGAGCGCAACAGCGGGGTGACCGTGTTGCGCTACGCGATCCGCACCGAGATCCGGCTGGTCACCTCGGAGCTCGCGATCGACCTGGCGCGGTTCCCCGGCCTGAACACGTGGAGCGCCGAAGACCTCAACATCCTGGCGAGCCTGATCGTCAATGCGATGATCTCGATCGCCGAAGCCATCGAAGATGCCGGGGACGCGAACGCGCTGGCCGAGATCAAGCGGATCGCGGTCAAGCAGTTGCGGATGATCGTCGTCGGCGTCAGCGGGTGGCGCAGTTCCGACTGA
- a CDS encoding TetR/AcrR family transcriptional regulator, protein MAERWTKERRTAHTRRILLDAAEEVFARKGLTGAALEEIADAAGFTRGAIYSQFGAKETLFLAVVDRQREQFLDGFAEVMMSFHRLSDVDIDELADRWRELSSGPDRAALGYELTLFLLRNPDARERVAAQRLETIRTLGEFISKNVARIGGTLTMEAETLARVVLAANDGITLDSHLDGQDLYRPYLQLVMSGIATAP, encoded by the coding sequence ATGGCCGAACGTTGGACCAAGGAACGGCGTACTGCGCACACTCGCCGGATCCTGCTGGATGCTGCCGAAGAAGTCTTCGCCCGCAAGGGCTTGACCGGCGCGGCGCTCGAGGAGATCGCGGACGCCGCGGGCTTCACCCGCGGCGCCATCTACTCCCAATTCGGCGCCAAGGAGACGCTGTTCCTGGCGGTCGTCGACCGCCAGCGGGAGCAGTTCCTCGACGGGTTCGCTGAGGTCATGATGTCCTTCCACCGCCTGAGCGACGTCGACATCGACGAACTCGCCGACCGATGGCGCGAACTCAGTAGCGGGCCGGACCGGGCGGCATTGGGTTATGAGCTCACGCTGTTCCTGCTGCGCAACCCCGACGCCCGGGAACGCGTAGCCGCCCAGCGGCTCGAAACGATCCGCACCCTCGGGGAGTTCATCAGCAAGAACGTCGCCCGCATCGGAGGCACACTCACCATGGAGGCCGAGACGTTGGCGCGTGTGGTGCTCGCCGCCAACGACGGCATCACCCTCGACAGTCATCTCGACGGCCAGGACCTCTACCGCCCCTATCTGCAACTGGTCATGTCCGGCATCGCCACCGCGCCCTAG
- a CDS encoding enoyl-CoA hydratase-related protein, translating into MTVLELAYPRPDIAVVTLNRPEKLNALSYELVESFHAALGDIAANNDCRVVVLTGAGRGFCSGLDLTEPNPTQAGGGIEFPRSGMRWQERIAELTTRLHRLRQPVIAAVNGAAYGGGFAIAAAADIRLASDTARFCTQFIKLGLGGCDIGVSYTLPRIVGAGHAFDLILTAREVAAAEALRLGLVSRVSENVLFDAMAIAETLCGYGKFGLESTKQVLWANVEAGSLEQALHLENRSQILASTSGEMRAASEAFRRRPR; encoded by the coding sequence ATGACCGTTTTGGAGCTGGCCTACCCGAGGCCCGACATCGCCGTCGTCACCCTCAACCGTCCCGAAAAGCTCAACGCACTGTCCTACGAACTCGTCGAGAGCTTCCATGCGGCGCTGGGCGACATCGCGGCGAACAACGACTGCCGCGTGGTGGTGCTGACGGGTGCGGGGCGGGGGTTCTGTTCGGGTCTGGACCTCACCGAGCCGAACCCGACGCAGGCCGGTGGCGGCATCGAGTTCCCCCGTTCGGGGATGCGCTGGCAGGAACGCATCGCCGAGCTGACCACCCGGCTGCACCGGCTGCGTCAACCCGTGATCGCCGCGGTCAACGGCGCCGCCTATGGCGGTGGGTTCGCCATCGCGGCGGCCGCCGACATCCGGTTGGCCTCCGACACCGCCAGGTTCTGCACGCAATTCATCAAACTGGGCCTCGGCGGCTGCGACATCGGGGTGAGCTACACCCTGCCGCGCATCGTCGGCGCGGGCCACGCCTTCGACCTCATCCTGACCGCCCGCGAGGTCGCAGCTGCCGAGGCGCTGCGGTTGGGCCTGGTGTCGCGGGTGTCGGAGAACGTACTCTTCGACGCCATGGCGATCGCCGAAACCCTCTGCGGGTACGGCAAATTCGGTCTGGAATCCACCAAGCAGGTGCTGTGGGCGAACGTCGAGGCGGGCAGCCTGGAGCAGGCGCTGCACCTGGAGAACCGCAGCCAGATCCTGGCGTCGACGAGCGGTGAGATGCGCGCCGCTAGCGAGGCGTTCCGCCGCCGTCCACGATGA